One window from the genome of Epinephelus moara isolate mb chromosome 5, YSFRI_EMoa_1.0, whole genome shotgun sequence encodes:
- the caly gene encoding calcyon neuron-specific vesicular protein, which produces MVKLGSNLSDKLEKQPSADDGFDNIPLITPLEVNQLQQPFADKVIVKTSTQYQLQQKKKNKLYVPNIKKLNINFYSDVSEKAKITGLILITLAFLTSLLLLLMYKAMWYDQLTCPEGFILKQKHCTPAALEMYYTEQQQQEEPGVRGGPNTGLYAALSHLNQVKRTGPELPSPWLPVISALKEAEVAKQGSEPLKGVLEGEE; this is translated from the exons ATGGTGAAGCTAGGCAGCAATCTGTCTGATAAGCTGGAGAAGCAGCCGTCTGCGGACGACGGCTTTGATAACATCCCCCTCATCACACCCCTGGAGGTCAACCAACTCCAGCAGCCATTCGCAGACAAG GTCATTGTGAAGACGTCAACACAGtatcagctgcagcagaagaagaagaacaagctGTACGTGCCCAATATCAAGAAGCTGAATATCAACTTCTACAGTGATGTTTCAGAGAAAGCCAAG ATCACAGGTCTGATCCTTATAACTTTGGCCTTCCTGACCagcctgctcctcctgctcatGTACAAAGCCATGTGGTATGACCAACTCACCTGCCCAGAGGGTTTCATTCTTAAG CAGAAGCACTGCACCCCGGCAGCTCTGGAGATGTActacacagagcagcagcagcaggaggagccgGGCGTCCGCGGCGGGCCCAACACCGGCCTGTATGCCGCTCTCAGCCACCTCAACCAGGTCAAGAGGACTGGGCCTGAGCTGCCATCGCCATGGTTACCAGTCATCAGTGCTCTGAAGGAGGCCGAGGTGGCCAAACAAGGCAGCGAGCCGCTGAAAGGAGTGCTGGAGGGAGAGGAGTGA